The following proteins come from a genomic window of Pieris napi chromosome 15, ilPieNapi1.2, whole genome shotgun sequence:
- the LOC125056502 gene encoding chymotrypsin-2-like: MMMGVSKISFILLLVAWSVQGDAEGLASLSGGQEPETRVVGGKDAPEGLVPHQVALKTKKEGWTFCGAAVISDRWILTAAHCVKSLKPSEFTAVVGTLSRTKGGTSYEISKVIAHKEHDKPNKFNNDIAVISTKKAIEFNKKVQPLPLPKQDITAGLSCILSGWGQLNRGWSSPDKLQYLYVKTLTSDECSKKINVVRNSPVISSSQMCTLNKRGEGTCQGDSGGSLVCNGTSAGVVSFNLPCANNIPDVYANTYKYISWIEENTKSP; the protein is encoded by the exons ATGATGATGGGCGTCTCAAAGATATCTTTTATTCTACTGTTAGTCGCATGGAGCGTACAGG GCGATGCTGAAGGTCTCGCCTCGCTCTCTGGAGGGCAAGAGCCCGAGACCCGAGTGGTGGGTGGCAAAGACGCACCCGAAGGGCTTGTGCCACACCAAGTCGctctgaaaacaaaaaaagaaggCTGGACTTTCTGCGGCGCTGCCGTCATCTCCGACAGATGGATACTGACAGCTGCCCATTGTGTCAAAAG tCTCAAACCATCAGAGTTTACCGCTGTAGTTGGTACATTATCTAGAACGAAAGGTGGTACATCGTATGAAATAAGCAAAGTCATTGCTCACAAAGAACATGACAAGCCAAATAAATTCAACAACGATATTGCTGTTATAAGTACGAAAAAGGCCATcgaattcaataaaaaagttCAGCCTCTGCCATTACCCAAACAGGATATCACGGCTGGATTGTCGTGTATTCTGAGCGGCTGGGGTCAACTT AACCGTGGCTGGTCATCGCCAGACAAATTGCagtatttgtatgtaaaaactTTAACTAGCGACGAGTGCAGTAAGAAGATAAATGTTGTACGCAACTCACCCGTTATTAGTTCCAGCCAGATGTGTACTCTTAACAAACGTGGAGAAGGAACATGCCaa GGTGATTCAGGCGGCAGCTTAGTGTGCAACGGCACCTCAGCCGGCGTCGTGTCCTTCAACTTGCCCTGCGCTAATAATATACCTGATGTTTACGCTAACACATACAAGTACATCTCCTGGATAGAAGAAAATACTAAATCACCCTGA